The stretch of DNA ATGTGTCCATGTGAGCATCATCTTCTTGGCACATGGTCACCATTGCATATTGGCTTGCCACTAGATCTATATATagttctatataaatttatttgtatggaAGAGTGAACTGTCCACAATCACAAGCCATAGTACTGTCCTAACTATTTTGCAGACTGATTATGAGAGTGCCGGCCGGTACGAATTGAAAAGAActcagaaatttttttatcaatatatatatatatatatatatatatatatatatatatatatatatatatattggatactctttttccctcttccGTTTATTGACATCAAAGTAGGCTGGAGAGTGGATCAGCTTCGATATATAGAGAACAAAAAGATTGGGCGTTGCGGTGTGACCTAGCTAGTAATTCACCAAATTTCATGTCCTAGATTTGGCGCTGATGTGAGATGTCTGTCGGTTTGAATGTATATACTAgtaaaatattcaatttttcttGCTGGGTTTTTAAGTGGAAAAAGAAACTTCGGAGGTGATAGAGGTGGTAGAACGGACGAAACTCTCTATTTATGTGGTGTTAGTATCTATGAGAGATGCCATTGTTATTAATCCGACAATATAATAGTGGCTCTGTCATGAAATATATCTTGCGAGGGCCTTGATAGCTGTATCAAACAGGCCTAAATGTTTGTATTacatttgtcctaaaataaatgaacATTTTAGTGTAGAGATGATAATTTACAGAGTTAATTAGaaccatgccattataaatttatctgttttaaaaaatatcattactattTCACTAATTAGAAGAATATCATTATAGTTTTAGAACTATCTAAAATAAGCCATTGCGTACCCCTTTGGTacacttttaaaattttttggacaATATCACCCTCTGTATTGTTTACTGCTTCCTTCGGGACATTGCTATAAGTGCAAAAGACAATTtggtctaaaaatttttaaaagcacCGCAGGGGTACACAATGACATATCTTAAATAGCTCTAGAATATAATGACATCTTTCTAATTAGTAGAatagtaatgacatatttcaaaacatgcaaatttataatggtattgatctaattaaccctaattTATAAAGATAGTAAAATGACCCATATATTCCTTATCGAATGAAAAATGTTTATGAGTGAAATGGTAGTTGGGAGTAGAATGAGAAGAAATTTAAAGAAGCGATAAGTGGGGGAAGTAGTGCTTCAAACACGGTCACTTATTTTTAGACAATTTTAGAATCCAAAATGATCGCTTACTTTGATACCAAATGGATACTTTATAGGAAATATCTAAACAGTCCTCATCAGAGGTGAACTAGAGAGAGATTAATTTCTGAACTGAGAAACTGAAATTCCAAAAGGCTGCTGATTACATGAAGGACACCATGAGCGGAAACTTGTCATTGCTTCTGAAACGTAATTTGATCTTTATTGGACTTTGCATTTTGATCGGGAAGAGCGAAGTCGGCCCAGCAAAAGCTTGACCGATCAAGCTCGCTTGCTGCTAGATTGGGCTCCCACACACGAAACCTTATTATCTACTCTATAGatcctttcctttcctttttttttttttggggtctAATGAGGTTGAGGTAGGAGGGATGGTATTCATCGGATCAACACAGAATGGACGGTCTCAACAATCTTGGAGCactataaaaagaaatcctAAGCCAATACATATGTTATAAAATGTTAAAAGATCCATTACTACAATTTGTGAGTGGACAAAATTAAAGCCCTTTTTGACAACGCGGTGACCCAAGAGTCACGTACGTGACACGGCGGCAAGTAGCACATATATTGCCAGCAGCTAGCGTACGTGCGTTTTGTTGGAACTGGCTACCGTGTTGATCCGACCGAGAGCGGACCTACGATCGACCCGTCCCGACCGGCATGGAAGTCGCCTGTGCCCACCAACCCCGCCAACAACGACGCACGCACCGACCCAGCTGATCCATAGATTTGCAGATCAATCCTACTCCCGAGGGTTTCCGTTTCCGTGGTAACCGGGGCCTTCACGGGGACGCGATACGAGATAGCCGGTGGTTttcagtttaaattttagaaggatccaaaaattttaagagaatttaatgaaaaaatatatatgtcgtAGATATCGataattaatgtatttttgtcaaagaaaatactaaaaaaacgTATTTCCgtcataattaaaatttataggtgagaaataaaaaaaatgatactatTCATGACAAGGCCCGATAGGGCCCAAGAAGGGGACCAAAATATCTACCCCACCCACAGGACAGAGGACCACATCCCCCAACCCCTCCGCAAAGAGAGCGGAAGCGCGAcatctcgccgccagcgccaGATCCGCTCCTGCCGCCGCGTGGGAAGGGGCGGTACGCATGGTAACTGCCTGGTATAACCGTGGCTTGAAGCGCCCAAACCGCATGGTAGAAGGCGATTCCCGTCTTACTCTCGGTAAAGTGCTGGAGCTACACTCCGCGGTTACCGTGGTTAATTACACGAGTTTTCTTCGATTTCGTGTTGTTTTCTCTTGGAAGCCAACGTTTCATAGCtgatgaaaatatatgtaatggaCAGAACGTGAGGATTTGTTTGCTTAATTAGCAGCATATatgcaatgtatatatttggcatcataaatacaatatataaatGCGTTGCGGATTGTATAGGGCGTGGTTAGCATGCCCAAACCGCGCGATAAACTCGTTTGCCgtgaaaatttgaattcaaatttttggtttttaaattcGTCATGATTTTACGGCATCCGAAGCTACGGCAGGGGCGGGAGCCACGGGAAGTGGAGCCCTGCTACTCCCTACTCCGAAACAACATCCTAAGGCCCAGCTCTaaacaactaattaatttggtttaGCTATTCCTTGAGATTCccatttgcttttagaaaaataaatctattttatgtttttaataattaatactttcttggttttttatttaacgatgtccatatatttgtttatctgtatttgattgtttgtcttatcaattatttttcaaaaaatgtgTTCGACATCAAAAGTAGACCCGATGACATATCACATGCGAAGGCCTGATAGTCCCTTCTTAGATCGTGCAACAACCATTATTGTGGCCTTTTGCAACAACCATTCCAGCATATGCACGAGTCAAACATGATAATCCTAACAACTCAttcagaatttaaaaatatatattgcatcCGAGGATAATTGTAGAAcataaattgataaatgttCAATAATAGAATTCTAACTTTAGATACATGACATGAGATAGCACAAGATGGCGACGATGGATTTGTTCTCTTGCACCCGGACGGAATGAAAAAATGGCGACAGTGGAAAAAAATGGCGCAAAAACGTGAGATTGGGAGTCCCATGACAGGGCCAAAATTTAGGTAAAAATACACTGATGCTTAGGgatgctaaaattttaggagtATTTTTGGGAGCTGTTGGAGTCTATTTTTATCCTTTAATGCCAAATTTTTAGGAATCATATTGGCCtcttgttggagatgctcttagaatTTATGGCTCCATTCAAAGCTAAAGCAACTTCTCTAGATGCAGGTAGGAAcactaagggggtgtttagttagggaaataaaaaattttgggtgtCCTATtagacgtttgaccagatgttggaaggggttttcagatacgaatgaaaaaacgaattttacagctcgaatagaaaccgcgagatgaatcttttgagcctaattaatccatcattagcgcatgtaggttattgtagcacttatggctaatcatggactaattaggctcaaaagattcatctcacgatttcttacatattagtttttcgtttcatctatttaatgctctatttaggtgtccaagtATTTGATGCAAtgtttttggggaaaaaatttgggaactaaacagtatctaaattaatctgcACAGTTTTTCCAGCATGCATcgtctttctttcttccacagtatctaaattaatctgcACAGTTTTTCTAGCGTACATCGTTTTTCCAGCATGCATCACTTCCACTCCGATCGTCTGCTCGTCCCAACCAGCCAACGTAAATATCAACCTTCCCCGCCGCGGCAAACAGCCATTGCCAACCACGCGCCGATCGATCAACCAGCAACCCATCCAAGAACCAACCATACTgcagccatggccgccgccgtgctacGACGCGTCCggctcgtcgtcctcgtcctcgccgtggtCGGCGCAGCGGAGGGTGTGGAGACGACGCACATCAAGGTGTACTGGCACGACGTGGTGAGCGGGGCGAGCCCGACGGCGGTGCAggtggcgcgggcggcgacgacgaattCGTCGGCGACCTTCTTCGGTGCCGTGGTGGTCATCGACGACCCGCTGACGGAGGGCCCCGACCTGAAGAGCTCGGCGCCGGTGGGCCGCGCGCAGGGCACCTACATCAGCGCCGGCAAGGACAAGCTGGCCATGCTCATGAACATGAACTTCGTCTTCCAGTCCGGCAGGTACAACGGCAGCACCGTCGCCATCATGGGCCGCAACGAGGTCTTCTCCGCGGTCCGCGAGATGGCTGTCGTCGCGGGCACCGGCGTGTTCAGGTGGGCGCAGGGCTACGCCCAGGCCAGGACGCACACCCTCGACATGAAGACCGGCGACGCCACTGTCGAGTACAACCTCTGTATCAAGCACTAATCCATCCCTTGTATCGCTAGAATACTAAtacttccgtttcatattataagtctttaaagctttgcctaaattcatttatggaTGGATGTAtgtactttatatatgtgtttatattcattagcacctatataaatctaggcaatgctaaaaagacttacattgtgaaatggatggagtagtatACTACATTCTccagatattttatataaactttttcaataaaatgaatggtcaaacatataaatttaaatctgcAGTGTcgaatatataaaagtacaaGTTATTTAGTGGGAActatacatatgtatgtaGGAGTGTCTAAGTCGTTATCACATCTCAAGATGCCACACGAGAAATACCCAGGGGTCTTTTGGCTAGCTCTATGAGATGGTGGGTTAGCCAGCGTAGATTCGAAGCCCCACTTCTATCTATTTTCtatctatttaattgatattaggtACTTCCCTAATATCctagtttttttcttggagGCCATACATACATGTATTATCGGAATTACTAAATTTCTATCGACAGAAATGGACAGGAACGtccaattttttaagtaacatATATTTGCTTTCAGGGGCGGATTTAACGTGTGGCGACGAGGCTCGCTCCGCTTCCCCTCTTAAAGCATTTGGAGCCCTCACGAAGATCCTACTAAAGTTTTATGACAAATATTAATAGAAACGGGGGCTGAAACTCTATCTATCTAACTTGTTCAGACCCTCCTAATCTCGTTGGCTAAATCCGCCACCGTTTGCTTTGAGATTCTAGTAACAGATATGATTTCGTCTATCCCCAGACGAAACTCTAATCACCATCTCCTAACGTcaagccaagaaaaaaaaacaagaagaaaataatGGCGTCAGTACTTTGCACTTGCGAACCACGGGAAATGTGTAAATGCAGGATGCAAATGAAGGCTCAAGTTGATCCATCCGCGAGTTGCTTTTCAACATCTCGAgcgaaaaatccaaattttagtaTGTTATAAACATACTCGCCTTCATTAGTTTCTTCCCATTTTTCAAAAGATAAACAACCATTTTCTCAAGAACCAACCTTAACCAATCTTTTCCTTCATTAgcttttgaatttcaaatgatTCAGATACTATTTCTAAGTTTTTGATCGGTCAGTAAATTATTACTGTGATATAGGAGTAGTATTTTAGAACGTACTAGCAAGTATATATTAGGTTACAAATGGCGTCGTACGTTTGGTGCAGCTAAAAATACACTTGGGTCATTTCACAACCATACATAAGTAAATAGaacaactataaaatttcatctaattctattttaaacctaaccattaaattttatacgaAAAAACTTTAGGCATTACTAGCtatagttaattaagccgGGTCCGGTCCATAGCGATGGGCCTGAACGTCTTGATCGGTTTGTTAAAGTTCCATGAGAAATCATGGTAAGAGTATGAAATTAaaactcatatataaaaatttatattttgcaaataaaatggACTGCAGttttaaaatccaaaattatgAAAGCTGCAgcgaaataaaatattgtgtaGATTCCaaagtatttgaaaatttcataAGCATGTAAGTCTGAAATATATGcaccaaatttgaattaagCTGATTTGATCACATAATTCAAAATCCCCATTCGGGATTTAAAGAcgtacaaagttgaaaaatatgaaatgaaagtATCGCCTAGCTGTGTTGTAATTCGAATTCTCATTAATTGCTTATTTTATAgacattaattttgttatagcaagttgaaaattttttcccttttcttttttgtccaTTAATTACCTCCAATGAGATAGGAGGGATCATATTCATGAGATCAACGCAAAATGGACGGTCTCAACAATCGTGGAGCACTATAAAAGAAATCCTAAACCAATACGTGGTacatttgttataaaattctaaaagatTCGTTACTATATTTGTTTGTAAGTGGACACAATTAACGCCCGTTTTGACAACGCGACGACCACAAGACTCACGTACGGACCTGACACGGCAGCAAGTAGTACATACGTAGCCAGTAGCTAGCGTACGTTTTGTTGCAGCTACCGTGTTGATCCAGCCGAGCGGACGCACGCACGGTCGACTCGACCCGACCGGCACGCGCGCATGGAAGTCGCGTGTGGCCACCAACCCCGCCCGCCCACACGATAGATTTGCAGATCTCACCCACCCACCACTCATCCCTACATCCAAGGCCCAGCTCTAAACAgctactactaattaatttggtttaGCTACTTCTTGATTTCCGTttgctttttaaaaattaaatatgttttatgtttttgataattaatacttcatttggtttttttatttgacggcgtcaacttttatatcaccgttcatcttattctattttttagtgtaaatacgCAAATTATAAGTCTTTCTTAGAGTTTTCTTTAGTAAATCAAATCATtgtcaaaataattaataattatataaatttttaaataaaacaaataataaaacataaacataaaaattaacgatattaaataaaaaatgagaggAGTACTCAATTAGCATATACTCTCTCATTTACTATACCGTAGACTTTACGGTCCTGCATACATTCATTCGTtaagtaatatataatttgtatataaatatgtgtgttttGATGTATTAgcaattatattaaaaattcttaCCTTATGCAATTGTGGAAGTACTAATCATATTCATCATTTCGTGTGTTAATAATCAATTATAATCACTCTTTAAGATGAATGAGGCCGGACTAAGAGCAAGGGTGACCAAGGCCTAGGCGAGGCCCAACCATCTAGGGCTCCAGCTGAGAGGGGTCCGccaagtttatatttatatgctcatatgatttttattttaaatgatataaatgattgTACAATATAGGTTagaagtaaaaatatttagcctAAAGAGGCTATGATGCTGAGTTTACCTATGACTCAAAACTATATAATCAGCCATGACTAAAAGTTTAAGTTTTGTCCAATAATATAAGAACATCATCATCTAACTCCTCATTTTAACTAACCACAGCAACATGTCATTCATTTTTCGTTCTACTTATCCATCTTAACCGATCACTACACTTAGTTCTCTCAACTTTAATCTCTCAAAAAGCTACATTCACCGACGGAGGAACTACGTGCTATTATAGTTGCTGCCATGTTAATGaccatataaacataagctgTTTGGATTTTCCTAATTGCGGTATATGTTACTTGCAGTGTTTTACATACGGTcacatcttttcgtttctgcttagacttacaagccaaaatttaaatttttaatgtaaatttagagtggattttgggtttttcatcgtagtttatttattaacattggcttttagatcaataattaagaacatgcatgtgaaagttttattcataaattattttttgtttataaatatgtagttagATATTTTTCCTAAATAAGAGAAATAACCCCCTTAAATCCTTACTACGTGaggaacatatatataggccTAGATATCGAGTTGGCTCAGCTCAACTTGTTATAGTTTGATAGAATAatgagctggctcgttataaataacgagctaaaatactGACTTGGCTTGGCTCGTTAAAAACTCGATCCAGCTCATTTAGCTTGTGAGCCATTGGCAAAGACAACCAAAGTCACGACACCAATCGCTCGGCTGGTAACCACCACAACCGATAACAAAGCCAACGACGGCGTGAGGCGTGCGATTGTGCGGGGCGGTACCAGAGAAAGTGAGGGATTAGGGTTTGTACATCGTGTGCGTGTACATGTGGGCCGAGCTTTGCGGGCTCATTAGGCTCATGAGCTGCTTGGGAGTTGGCTCGATATAGCTAACGAGCTAAAACCTTGgtttggctcggctcggcttgaCTCATCCTGTTattataacgagccgagccaagccaaTCCTAAGCTACTGAGTTTCGAGTTTTTCGTCTAGGCGTAGGACCATATTATCAAGACGAATGGAACGCTCAGGTGACGTGCATTTCGCTACAAGTACATTTCATACGGATTTGTGTGGTGCATCTATGCATGTGACATCCATAAAAAGGCTATGTAATTAAGTAAGGTTTAAATtcgtttttaaatatttatctaaTCTACAGCTATgtcaattaaaatttaaagaaagACTTCAGATGATTAATACTGCAGTcaattaaacatttaaaataagacatCAGATGATTATAGTGGtccattaaatttaaaacatgaacccaaatgaaaaaaatgaatatagcTTGTTgcagaaaatataaatattttaatcgtTAAATTCTGATATTCCATATATAATGACAAAACAATTCAATTATGATTTTAACTGTATTTCACATTTTCCAGAGCTTATAACTTATGGTCCACTTGCAGTCAACTAAGACTCTGTTTGGAAAAGCACATTTTCTAAAATGCTaaacaaaaatgtttcaaaataaattatgtcaaaaaatacttttaaatcatattaatctatttcttGAGTTTATAAATGCTAATACTTTATCATTTGCCAATAAAATACCTTGTTTTATATAATCTTCTTCCACTACTTTTTCACTCACTCAAAACCCAATAACTTTCACTCacccaaaattatttatattaactaatttatgggtaaacttttatctaaaagtaaatagtAGGAAAAAAACTACGATACACTCtaattacattttaaaattcaaaatttaaaaatataagcgtGAGCATAAGCTAAAAAGATTATGCTCCATGGCTCCATTCAAAGCTAAAGCAACTTCCTTCTAGATGCATGTCGGAACACTCTAAATTAATCTGCACTGTTTTTCCAGCCTCGATCGTCTTCTTCCACAGGCCGACGAAGTGGAGGCCCCGCCCGCGCATCTGACCAAACATTTCAGCAAAAGCAACCACCACAACACGCCATGCGCACCACCGCGCGCAACACGCCATGCATCTTTTCCATCACTTTCCAATCCCATCGTTTGCTCGCTTCTCCCAACCAACCAACATAAATAGCAAAccttccccggccgccgcgccagccATTGCATGCcatcgatcgaccaccaaccCGCCCAAGAACCAACCACCAcagccatggccgccgccgtgctcgtcgtcctcgtcctaGCCGTGGCCGGCGCAGCCCGtgcggagacgacgacgcacATCAAGGTGTACTGGCACGACGTGGTGAGCGGGGCGAGCCCGACGGCGGTGCAggtggcgcgggcggcgacgacgaattCGTCGGCGAGCTTCTTCGGCGCCGTGGTGGTCATCGACGACCCGCTGACGGAGGGCCCCGACATGAAGAACTCGGCGCCGGTGGGCCGCGCGCAGGGCACCTACATCAGCGCCGGCAAGGACAAGGTGGCGCTGCTCATGAACATGAACTTCGTCTTCCAGTCCGGCAGGTACAACGGCAGCACCGTCGCCATCATGGGCCGCAACGAGGTCTTCTCCGCCGTCCGCGAGATGGCCATCGTCGGCGGCACCGGCGTGTTCAGGTGGGCGCAAGGCTACGCCCAGGCCAGGACGCACACCCTCGACATGAAGACCGGCGACGCCACCGTCGAGTACAACCTCTACATCAAGCATTGATCCACACTCATTGTATACTACTGCCTGTACCGCTCGCCATTGTATTTCTTGTATACTACTGCCTCTCGActttttatatcaaattttcaaatgaatagttatatatatataaaaataaaaaaattaggagtGCATACAGCATTTGCAAGTTAGTTTGTGAGAACTATATGTATGTGTAGGAGTGTCAAAGCGTTATCACCTCTCTTGGAGGCCACACACATGTATTATCGGAATTTTTCTATGGATCCGTATATtgattaaatgtttgaaaattttaattccatcgaTCAAATGCGATCACTTatgttggatgataatctgTAGACGTGCACGcaagtaaaaaaatccatacaTGTCCCCCGGCCCTCATGTATTGCTCTCGTGTTtgacataagaaaaaaaaatcaaacgtttcgTCAATAGCAATCCGCATATTGACACAGTACGGTGCCATCC from Oryza brachyantha chromosome 12, ObraRS2, whole genome shotgun sequence encodes:
- the LOC102715995 gene encoding dirigent protein 22-like, which encodes MAAAVLRRVRLVVLVLAVVGAAEGVETTHIKVYWHDVVSGASPTAVQVARAATTNSSATFFGAVVVIDDPLTEGPDLKSSAPVGRAQGTYISAGKDKLAMLMNMNFVFQSGRYNGSTVAIMGRNEVFSAVREMAVVAGTGVFRWAQGYAQARTHTLDMKTGDATVEYNLCIKH
- the LOC102716276 gene encoding dirigent protein 22-like yields the protein MPSIDHQPAQEPTTTAMAAAVLVVLVLAVAGAARAETTTHIKVYWHDVVSGASPTAVQVARAATTNSSASFFGAVVVIDDPLTEGPDMKNSAPVGRAQGTYISAGKDKVALLMNMNFVFQSGRYNGSTVAIMGRNEVFSAVREMAIVGGTGVFRWAQGYAQARTHTLDMKTGDATVEYNLYIKH